One Cellulomonas sp. NS3 genomic region harbors:
- the dtd gene encoding D-aminoacyl-tRNA deacylase, with the protein MRAVVQRVTRASVTVDGEVVGRLDQPGLVALVGVTPGDGPAQVELVARKIADLRILRDEQSVLDAGAPVLVVSQFTLYADTRKGRRPTWNAAAPGPVAEPLVDAVVEALRARGIEVATGVFGADMAVELVNDGPVTILLESVPEPA; encoded by the coding sequence GTGAGGGCCGTGGTCCAGCGCGTCACGCGCGCGTCGGTCACGGTCGACGGGGAGGTCGTCGGGCGGCTCGACCAGCCGGGGCTCGTCGCCCTCGTCGGGGTGACGCCCGGCGACGGGCCGGCGCAGGTCGAGCTCGTCGCCCGCAAGATCGCGGACCTGCGGATCCTGCGCGACGAGCAGTCCGTGCTCGACGCGGGCGCGCCCGTGCTCGTCGTCAGCCAGTTCACCCTCTACGCCGACACCCGCAAGGGCCGCCGGCCCACGTGGAACGCCGCCGCGCCCGGGCCCGTCGCCGAGCCGCTCGTGGACGCCGTCGTCGAAGCGCTGCGGGCGCGGGGCATCGAGGTGGCGACCGGGGTGTTCGGGGCCGACATGGCCGTCGAGCTCGTCAACGACGGGCCCGTGACGATCCTGCTGGAGTCGGTGCCCGAGCCCGCGTGA
- a CDS encoding DUF2516 family protein, which yields MIGAVQTLVYVAFYVVIFLLAVWALIDLLRRPAGAFVSAGKRTKKFWGILLGAATLLAFVALPYPIGYGYLSFLALGSAVAAVVYLVDVKPAITPYSGGRGPRGRGPSGPRGGW from the coding sequence GTGATCGGTGCCGTGCAGACCCTCGTCTACGTCGCGTTCTACGTCGTCATCTTCCTGCTGGCGGTGTGGGCGCTGATCGACCTGCTGCGCCGGCCGGCCGGGGCGTTCGTGAGCGCCGGCAAGCGGACCAAGAAGTTCTGGGGGATCCTCCTGGGCGCCGCCACGCTGCTCGCGTTCGTCGCGCTGCCCTACCCGATCGGCTACGGGTACCTCAGCTTCCTCGCGCTCGGCAGCGCCGTCGCCGCCGTCGTGTACCTCGTCGACGTGAAGCCGGCCATCACCCCGTACTCGGGCGGACGCGGACCTCGTGGGCGTGGACCGTCGGGCCCGCGCGGCGGCTGGTGA